A window from Diachasmimorpha longicaudata isolate KC_UGA_2023 chromosome 5, iyDiaLong2, whole genome shotgun sequence encodes these proteins:
- the LOC135163191 gene encoding uncharacterized protein LOC135163191 isoform X2: protein MGRETRPLGRARPGKLYFFVAGCFLLLVPVINGQDDGRDYARPAEHYDEPIGESFFGQKYRIDELDGDLDDYPGIRRKVVKIPIVRTTEKHKYTVVRRRPLITYTKSSPIAQEIQQTSSVPRRIVVTRVRNVAARSRYFSNYDANYYDEPEDFDAPKRHKVTITRTRKLKPTVRVEPTTTPRRVVRKKLVNVRPIITPTPTYAIITTGFYGIPSPSDNEEDYESEEETVGTTPRDGVNDSRLVNDIDETVKYPLEASTENGKIEEQVENEEVEDVAITTESTPVIITDHFFFPASDDENEDYDEDEDVNSPEQTTLSGAGEIPEDGTTSKPVEMTSEVPEVTRAPEIDESEDQTTTTVTEDLKLPPQVKEVLEKDEEQILPPQVREESSKEDEGTTLSSPVREETSEEGEKQTLRPEDEEQSDKEDEHQTLPPEIKTELSEEADDQTVPPKVKEESKEDEEQTSSPEVKEESSKQPEDQTVSPEVEEESDKDDEARTLPPEVKEGSSEEGEERREEQQQQEEKEVEKESQEELPTEMTIEGSLEPSPSPVVSESTMSNDFSSSMTESPNDVTGDLLESSLEIFSTSTSSSDILTVIPPEFPSTFTEEITPTSTIRLSDISKNATTVVSSSPTPEEIEAGLSDELYLSLSRLNIPDISSSRDVDIGEKGVEPTPTVIFTETVVTSTRLRTYTYVVTKLNGLETEVTSSTTVRPRVTTLTLTVPITITPSTITDSMSSRTIMTDHSEIGNSNVEFKMLEEGEGRRFNLATRVMSNGVEVIVAGPTPALRWENSNPQPTLTLSDAVVMMMPQEDPNEFVTKTCTTTFTYLNTITKDGTTIVSTDQQVVANTATEERHRKPGSESAAVTLEASPTLRTEVFKTTYTYLTLNAEHPNADDALGSSQKVIANTVTAPQHYLDMILEPSESHSPAQTNTYLSTRLLEKTFVEDGVTKIATLSDTITRLIITESAPPPPRPISVTTTLTALDNPEDSLTDIMKTYYITYTYANTYLEKGTPVVRTNVATSTDVTVEKVPKKTTSPQDIVSPITSTANSDPIKIFATKTYLTTFTYFTTLLQAGADGETSTTISSRSHVVENVVTESIAPSLLNSGYMNLLTTTHRSDPVQNIVTGSTIIFFDDEDQIYPSSTANHPSPSALPDSSLEHTSEVPDPGSKPGASSDNHSDKNDDMEDSEMSGSENDEVQTELEEGSERPVSGLLSLGSLGINGLSALGPVITAMAGLLQGKPSSNNRRNDTSLPTTPPPPPKDTSNANVNVNGNINHLNQITTQRSPIYIPVSEFADGDIETAESQNIVTQLSNPNFIPETRHKVAASLVDGIPISPGEIITANSDVIIGKPGKLSPRPPQTYEDSGQVSGLKPPPVSVPNIPVHPVLEVLRDEGDTKPYHSLPQKKISDLLNKKIPPRTSSKHDILENDPLLRPPGRPNIEKYANPNINHKEPQWLSDKSRKPWSSKDPIILPPPPPSTPPAPSRLDSHPHVYHHQDEPTRPAWAQKDPIVSVDRLEIYSPSQQVAVKPPTLTESSEPIIHQVPHVIDRSTGQPLLVNIQPSQVANVVIPQGGTQALIFGDTSEPHISGQYFDDPSPYPEPEIPLELDKVDENISHYMLPPPNPSGSYKLPGNNYLHTIPISNSKIQGNFYDIVKPEKTPSDIRLIQRPDIHGQSQGHVHTEILVHHSPDNLNMRQQTAQNSQGSIYVDLSPPPPPRVDYHQPPVNIEHLPPRRSEPPSLEYPSHNYHRFNYHGHEKQINKTLENEVMKQKWKSDRHKTRVQHRPRPSVLRRPYPSHGGKIKFPGRPQLPKYPQVPIENLHKLGNNKETQEKPSGGAIGYQHPLTHIHHHHHHVVQPQQPQVVQPLQPQVVQSQQPQVVQLPLDISPPEIQNFGQILPPENEAEIWSGTQTEKTIDSAAEESEDRPMGYPKGAEGQEGHGLHGENQEIYQEDQQAQGQQEEQTVPVLQIEESHPVTEESPSTEMPSSVEGANAQPDFYDYEIQMSPGGQESSAIPEDHNAEHQEPEAPLNDHQAHEVQHQDHVEPAQEFPSTSKPSMDSPDNYEVIEGVAIPQFDSKTLYEFPSDDTIDLKPPVEPPRRISTPDGTEEPLQIYPEPHPPGGHARPPTHWDGQDSQQNYQNRKNLTQVPSTYFTSQPSPQSMNKKYINTETLRKPEVSPSTRPHPAYPYIITKPPVVPRPVLISSEPPTKTNQEVLKDHRPPSRPIIMQPAMHINKEKAPETLETAFQTNFASADDVAHVPQISKPQQKQKTHHRIDSKVPSEDMMPPPQVKPLPPPKDSQNHEDDDLKPPPVDTNVLGMSPPPVSLIPSGRQPPKYIPLKDSSKVVGETPPPPPPPPPPPSPSRPSYSMVPPTYPRPTKSRPYLVQLLSQDMVPPPVIESSRIEIATVRPAIAVSGSIQIGTAVATSHIPVMQDVESTIPIVHGTVDLPVVMDVSDIMKTITETRKPELISVYTVRPFETRQLASKVSVQPTQILTTLVMPTRIRTAPSHRETHKKINPSSSVRPQVHITRVNPAFGPRKSVILEGSRHSVSTRISPTPTKSLNHFSNFPANSTTSRNIDITSVRRGSSSTQVRVDSFAEMKPKAVTHFKTLTVTRTETSVVGSPPTTRTLLLTSTITSTIVETVTETLLRPTSVVVTSVTTVLQSAQSTASVYDTYNSPDNLDSIFVVMSDQNPPSPGAEEVEAEYGGEEEVSRDEQDTTGNEIHRVLSGGILGAPVVPSVSHPPMLQECKPECRGFKSEVCATVGGKPRCICRPGFARMFPDRPCKPTYTYTMKLPLERVGREEIKYEKMVLNNTSSSGFKRLVSSAQEALDRTLMQSDLRDIYRGVVITRFHKSEDHPAEVEFHVQLTDNAHEATLKETMKKYLMSSNYSLGGTHVFASPNLAMIDARDFDECTTEEGAPHHDCSPHAACFNIRGSYQCSCKEGWADLSENPTYPGRICSQAPLGCARCNNKGNCIGNSYGQEVCECFPWHSGQRCQVNLKVLLIALVTTGAILLGLLGVCLALACFRTPRLAAHKLKKGRLSGDKRAMISSVNGGDTSSEGSVADLAIPHHVPHVLPPPPRANAPVPPLPPAPPKETQKGKGRHNYAKHHQKKYSGEVGGEDQRGLSVMIPRAKYRSMGQGQYKQPITSFSADEHKLISYLEGSNRKQSLASTTKEFMKRDFEESTIRVVKSPPNTGALVSAGFQVSATVTRAADDDSTIGEGTLEPSTLKTLRSVDYQDGTSTLARSCEATTIQATTKLIRLDLAEDDGENSGKQNSRGSKDTRDARDSASEGPITAERDLGSTLRLRHTPLYNPDRAVSDRDSNFDSL, encoded by the exons GCGATCACAACTGAATCCACTCCAGTTATCATCACTGACCACTTCTTCTTCCCCGCTTCAGATGATGAAAACGAGGATTATGATGAAGACGAAGATGTAAATTCCCCGGAGCAAACTACTTTAAGTGGCGCTGGTGAAATCCCAGAGGATGGAACCACTTCTAAGCCTGTTGAAATGACTTCTGAAGTTCCTGAAGTAACAAGAGCTCCGGAAATCGATGAATCTGAAGACCAAACCACGACGACGGTGACTGAAGATCTAAAGTTACCTCCTCAAGTCAAAGAAGTGCTTGAGAAGGACGAAGAGCAAATTTTACCTCCGCAAGTGAGAGAAGAATCATCTAAAGAAGATGAAGGGACAACATTATCCTCACCAGTCAGAGAAGAGACCTCTGAAGAAGGAGAAAAGCAAACTTTACGTCCTGAAGATGAAGAACAGTCAGATAAAGAGGATGAACATCAAACTTTGCCTCCAGAAATCAAAACGGAATTGTCTGAAGAAGCAGACGACCAAACTGTACCTCCGAAGGTAAAAGAAGAGTCTAAAGAGGATGAAGAGCAAACTTCATCCCCGGAAGTCAAAGAAGAATCGTCTAAACAACCCGAAGACCAAACTGTGTCCCCAGAAGTAGAAGAAGAGTCAGATAAAGACGATGAGGCGCGAACTTTACCCCCGGAGGTCAAAGAAGGATCATCCGAAGAAGGTGAAGAAAGGCGAGAAGAACAACAGCAACAAGAAGAAAAGGAAGTGGAGAAGGAATCGCAGGAAGAGCTTCCAACAGAAATGACAATTGAAGGCTCCCTCGAACCCTCACCATCTCCAGTTGTCTCAGAGTCGACAATGTCGAATGACTTTTCATCATCAATGACAGAATCTCCCAATGATGTGACAGGAGATCTCCTGGAGTCTTCCCTAGAAATCTTCTCCACATCCACATCGTCTTCTGATATCCTCACGGTAATTCCTCCCGAATTTCCCAGCACCTTCACCGAAGAGATAACTCCAACATCGACCATCAGACTATCCGATATCTCTAAAAACGCGACAACCGTTGTCTCCTCTTCCCCAACCCCCGAGGAAATTGAAGCTGGCCTCTCCGACGagctctacctgtccctctcGCGCCTCAATATCCCTGATATATCATCATCTCGGGATGTTGACATAGGGGAGAAAGGTGTCGAGCCCACACCGACAGTCATCTTCACAGAGACTGTTGTCACATCCACTCGTTTGAGGACTTATACTTACGTCGTGACGAAATTGAATGGACTCGAGACTGAGGTGACCTCCTCTACGACAGTTAGACCACGCGTTACAACACTGACACTCACTGTTCCCATAACAATTACCCCTTCCACCATCACGGATTCCATGAGCTCCAGGACCATTATGACTGATCATTCGGAAATTG GAAATTCTAATGTAGAATTTAAAATGCTGGAAGAGGGTGAGGGTAGACGTTTCAACCTCGCGACTAGAGTTATGTCTAACGGCGTGGAGGTGATAGTCGCCGGGCCAACGCCGGCATTGCGATGGGAAAATTCCAATCCTCAGCCGACGTTGACCCTCTCGGATGCTGTGGTAATGATGATGCCTCAGGAGGATCCTAATGAATTCGTTACGAAGACCTGTACTACAACTTTCACCTATTTGAATACAATAACGAAGGACGGAACGACGATTGTGTCTACCGATCAACAG GTCGTGGCAAATACAGCAACAGAGGAGCGTCACCGAAAGCCAGGTTCTGAGTCGGCTGCAGTGACCCTGGAAGCTTCCCCCACGTTAAGAACAGAGGTCTTCAAAACCACCTACACATATCTTACCCTCAATGCAGAGCATCCAAACGCAGATGATGCCCTTGGGAGCAGCCAAAAGGTGATTGCCAATACAGTGACAGCACCGCAGCACTACCTGGATATGATTCTGGAGCCATCTGAGTCACATTCACCAGCTCAAACGAATACTTACCTCAGTACCAGGCTCCTCGAGAAAACATTCGTCGAGGATGGGGTGACGAAAATAGCGACACTCAGTGATACCATTACGCGA TTGATTATCACGGAGTCGGCGCCCCCTCCGCCCCGTCCCATAAGCGTCACCACGACTCTGACAGCTCTGGACAACCCAGAGGACTCCCTAACAGACATAATGAAGACCTACTACATAACTTACACGTACGCCAACACCTACCTTGAGAAAGGAACACCAGTGGTCCGGACCAACGTGGCCACCTCCACCGACGTCACAGTGGAGAAAGTACCGAAGAAGACGACGTCCCCTCAGGATATCGTCTCTCCGATTACCTCCACAGCGAACTCAGATCCCATCAAAATCTTCGCCACGAAGACCTACCTGACGACCTTCACCTACTTCACGACGCTCCTTCAGGCAGGAGCCGACGGTGAAACATCCACAACCATTTCCTCCCGCTCTCACGTAGTAGAGAACGTCGTCACCGAGTCCATTGCGCCCAGTTTACTCAACTCGGGATACATGAATCTCCTGACAACAACTCATCGTTCGGATCCGGTGCAGAATATCGTCACAGGCTCTACCATAATATTCTTCGATGATGAGGATCAGATCTATCCGTCGTCTACTGCTAACCATCCGTCTCCTTCAGCATTGCCGGATTCTTCGTTGGAACATACCAGTGAAGTTCCAG ACCCTGGCTCGAAACCCGGAGCGAGCTCCGATAACCACAGCGACAAGAACGACGACATGGAGGACTCCGAAATGAGTGGCTCTGAGAACGACGAGGTCCAGACAGAACTCGAGGAAGGTTCAGAGCGTCCGGTATCAGGCCTGCTAAGTCTGGGTTCCCTAGGAATCAACGGCCTGTCCGCTCTCGGTCCCGTCATAACCGCAATGGCCGGTCTCCTTCAAGGCAAACCATCGTCCAACAACCGAAGGAATGACACTTCCCTCCCGACAACTCCACCTCCTCCCCCAAAGGACACTAGCAACGCAAATGTCAACGTCAATGGAAACATCAATCACTTGAATCAAATTACCACCCAACGCTCGCCGATCTACATTCCAGTCTCGGAATTCGCCGACGGTGACATTGAAACAGCAGAGAGTCAGAATATAGTAACACAGCTGTCAAATCCCAACTTCATCCCGGAGACAAGGCACAAAGTGGCTGCGAGCCTCGTGGACGGTATTCCAATCTCACCAGGTGAGATAATAACAGCGAACAGTGACGTAATCATCGGAAAGCCTGGGAAGCTATCACCCAGACCCCCCCAGACATATGAGGATAGTGGACAAGTGAGTGGCCTGAAGCCTCCACCAGTGTCCGTCCCAAACATTCCAGTCCACCCAGTCCTGGAGGTACTGCGGGATGAGGGAGACACGAAGCCGTACCACTCTCTTCCACAGAAAAAGATCTCCGACctgttgaacaaaaaaatccccccTAGAACATCATCGAAGCATGATATCTTGGAGAACGATCCGCTGCTAAGACCTCCAGGCAGACCGAACATCGAGAAGTACGCGAATCCCAATATAAATCACAAGGAGCCACAGTGGTTATCGGATAAATCTCGAAAGCCTTGGAGTTCAAAGGATCCGATAATCTTGCCGCCTCCCCCGCCCTCAACGCCCCCAGCACCATCAAGACTAGACAGTCATCCCCACGTATACCATCACCAGGACGAGCCGACAAGGCCGGCGTGGGCGCAGAAGGATCCGATAGTCAGTGTGGACAGGCTGGAAATCTATTCCCCCAGCCAACAAGTGGCAGTTAAACCCCCAACGTTGACTGAGTCATCTGAGCCGATAATTCATCAAGTGCCTCACGTAATCGACAGATCGACAGGACAGCCACTACTGGTGAACATCCAGCCGAGCCAAGTTGCCAACGTGGTAATCCCCCAGGGCGGCACTCAAGCCCTGATATTTGGTGACACGAGTGAACCGCACATCAGTGGACAGTACTTCGATGATCCCTCCCCGTATCCTGAGCCGGAGATCCCTCTGGAGCTCGACAAAGTTGATGAAAACATATCACACTACATGCTGCCCCCTCCAAACCCATCGGGGAGCTACAAACTACCTGGCAATAATTACCTTCACACTATACCAATATCGAATTCGAAAATCCAGGGGAACTTCTACGACATTGTCAAGCCGGAGAAAACACCCTCTGACATAAGGCTAATTCAACGACCGGATATTCATGGCCAGAGCCAGGGACACGTGCACACGGAGATCCTGGTGCATCATTCGCCTGACAATTTGAACATGAGACAGCAAACAGCCCAGAACAGTCAGGGTTCGATTTATGTCGACCTGTCGCCCCCTCCGCCCCCCAGGGTGGATTATCACCAGCCACCGGTAAACATCGAGCACCTACCACCCAGGAGAAGTGAGCCACCATCACTGGAGTACCCCAGCCACAACTACCATCGATTCAATTACCACGGCCACGAGAAACAAATCAACAAGACACTGGAAAATGAGGTAATGAAGCAAAAGTGGAAGAGCGACAGGCACAAGACTCGAGTGCAGCACCGTCCGAGGCCGTCGGTGCTGAGGAGGCCTTATCCCTCTCACGGAGGGAAGATTAAGTTTCCAGGGAGACCTCAGCTACCGAAGTATCCACAGGTCCCCATCGAGAACCTCCATAAGCTGGGGAATAACAAGGAAACTCAGGAGAAGCCATCGGGTGGAGCGATTGGGTACCAACATCCCCTGACCCACATTcaccatcaccatcaccatGTAGTGCAGCCGCAACAGCCACAAGTGGTGCAGCCACTACAGCCACAAGTAGTGCAGTCGCAACAGCCACAGGTGGTGCAGTTACCTCTGGACATCAGTCCGCCCGAAATTCAAAACTTTGGCCAGATTTTGCCACCTGAGAATGAAGCTGAGATCTGGTCTGGGACGCAGACGGAGAAAACTATCGACTCAGCGGCTGAGGAGTCCGAGGACAGGCCGATGGGATATCCTAAGGGTGCAGAGGGTCAGGAAGGGCACGGGTTGCATGGCGAAAATCAAGAGATTTATCAAGAAGATCAACAGGCCCAGGGACAGCAGGAAGAACAAACAGTTCCAGTCCTCCAGATTGAAGAGAGTCATCCTGTGACAGAAGAATCACCGTCGACTGAAATGCCTTCCTCTGTTGAAGGGGCCAACGCTCAACCAGATTTCTATGACTATGAAATCCAAATGTCTCCGGGAGGCCAAGAGTCTTCAGCTATTCCTGAAGACCATAATGCCGAACATCAGGAACCCGAAGCCCCTCTCAATGATCACCAAGCTCATGAAGTCCAACATCAGGACCACGTGGAGCCTGCTCAAGAGTTCCCGAGCACCTCGAAACCTTCAATGGACAGTCCTGACAATTACGAAGTAATCGAAGGAGTTGCGATTCCTCAGTTCGATTCTAAAACGTTATATGAATTCCCCTCCGACGACACCATCGACCTAAAGCCACCAGTGGAGCCTCCAAGAAGGATATCAACCCCTGATGGTACGGAGGAACCCCTCCAGATATATCCCGAGCCGCATCCGCCAGGAGGTCACGCCCGTCCGCCCACTCACTGGGATGGCCAAGACAGCCAGCAAAACTACCAGAATCGCAAGAACTTGACACAAGTCCCATCCACGTACTTCACCTCTCAACCAAGCCCTCAATCGATGAACAAGAAGTACATAAACACCGAGACCCTGAGGAAGCCAGAAGTCAGTCCATCAACTCGACCACACCCCGCCTATCCCTACATCATCACGAAGCCGCCGGTAGTGCCTCGTCCCGTGTTAATCTCTTCTGAGCCGCCCACTAAGACCAACCAAGAGGTCCTTAAGGACCACAGACCGCCCTCTCGACCAATCATAATGCAGCCAGCGATGCACATCAACAAGGAAAAAGCCCCGGAGACCCTGGAGACAGCCTTCCAGACGAACTTCGCGTCTGCCGACGATGTGGCCCATGTGCCACAAATATCAAAGCCACAGCAGAAGCAGAAGACCCACCACAGAATCGACTCGAAGGTTCCGTCAGAGGACATGATGCCACCGCCTCAGGTGAAGCCGCTACCCCCTCCGAAGGACTCGCAGAACCACGAAGATGATGATCTCAAACCACCGCCAGTTGACACAAATGTCTTGGGTATGTCGCCTCCGCCAGTTTCCCTGATACCAAGTGGTCGTCAGCCTCCCAAGTACATTCCCCTCAAGGACTCCAGCAAGGTCGTCGGAGAAaccccaccaccaccaccacctccacctCCTCCCCCCAGTCCCTCCAGACCAAGTTACTCGATGGTACCGCCCACATACCCAAGACCAACGAAATCCAGACCTTACCTAGTGCAGCTGCTGTCTCAGGACATGGTACCACCACCTGTCATCGAGTCCTCGAGAATTGAAATAGCAACAGTGCGACCGGCGATCGCCGTATCGGGGTCCATTCAAATTGGCACAGCTGTAGCAACGAGTCATATTCCAGTTATGCAGGACGTCGAGTCAACGATACCAATTGTCCATGGCACAGTGGATCTTCCTGTGGTGATGGACGTGTCCGACATCATGAAGACCATCACAGAGACGAGGAAGCCGGAGTTGATAAGTGTTTATACGGTAAGACCCTTCGAGACTCGTCAGTTGGCGTCCAAGGTGTCAGTGCAGCCGACTCAGATCTTGACGACCCTGGTGATGCCAACGAGGATAAGAACAGCGCCGAGCCACAGAGAGACGCACAAGAAGATCAATCCGTCGTCGTCTGTGCGACCGCAGGTGCACATCACTCGGGTGAATCCGGCCTTCGGTCCTCGGAAGTCAGTTATCCTCGAGGGTAGTCGTCACAGTGTGTCTACTAGGATCTCACCAACACCCACCAAGTCCCTCAATCACTTCAGCAATTTCCCCGCCAACTCCACCACCTCCCGGAACATCGACATCACGTCGGTGAGGAGAGGCTCGTCATCGACGCAAGTACGTGTCGACAGCTTCGCAGAGATGAAACCAAAGGCGGTAACACATTTCAAGACGTTGACGGTTACCAGGACAGAAACGTCCGTTGTAGGCTCACCACCGACGACGAGGACGCTCCTGTTAACCAGCACCATAACGTCGACAATCGTGGAGACCGTCACGGAGACGTTGCTTCGGCCGACGAGTGTCGTCGTAACGTCTGTGACAACTGTCCTTCAATCTGCCCAGTCAACAGCAAGTGTCTACGATACCTATAACTCCCCAGACAATCTCGACTCGATCTTCGTAGTGATGTCCGATCAGAATCCTCCATCACCAGGAGCTGAAGAAGTGGAGGCAGAGTACGGTGGTGAGGAGGAAGTCAGCCGGGACGAGCAAGACACAACGGGGAATGAAATACACAGAGTCCTATCAGGAGGTATCCTCGGAGCACCGGTAGTTCCGTCAGTGTCACACCCCCCGATGCTACAGGAATGCAAACCCGAGTGTCGGGGCTTTAAATCAGAGGTGTGCGCAACAGTGGGAGGTAAACCGCGCTGTATCTGTCGGCCCGGTTTTGCGAGAATGTTCCCCGATCGTCCTTGCAAACCGACCTACACGTACACCATGAAACTACCACTGGAAAGAGTTGGACGGGAGGAAATCAAGTACGAGAAGATGGTGTTGAACAATACTTCATCATCGGGATTCAAGCGTCTTGTGTCGTCAGCTCAAGAAGCCCTCGATCGGACGCTGATGCAGAGCGATCTGAGGGACATCTACAGGGGAGTGGTGATCACGAGATTCCATAAATCCGAGGATCATCCTGCAGAGGTTGAATTCCACGTGCAACTAACAGACAACGCTCACGAGGCCACTCTGAAGGAGACCATGAAGAAGTATCTCATGTCAAGCAATTATTCGTTGGGAGGAACGCATGTTTTTGCATCGCCGAACCTCGCAATGATTGACGCGAGGGACTTTGACGAGTGCACCACCGAGGAAGGAGCTCCCCATCACGATTGCTCTCCTCACGCAGCTTGCTTCAACATCCGCGGATCTTACCAGTGCTCATGCAAGGAGGGCTGGGCGGATCTGTCGGAGAACCCGACGTATCCTGGTAGAATTTGCTCGCAGGCGCCATTGGGATGCGCCAGGTGCAATAACAAAGGGAATTGCATCGGTAATTCCTACGGGCAGGAGGTTTGCGAGTGCTTCCCCTGGCACAGTGGTCAGCGTTGCCAGGTGAATCTCAAGGTCCTGCTGATAGCACTGGTTACCACTGGAGCCATTCTCCTGGGGCTGTTGGGGGTCTGTCTAGCCCTCGCCTGCTTCAGAACTCCCAGGTTGGCTGCGCATAAGCTGAAGAAGGGACGACTCTCCGGGGACAAACGTGCGATGATTTCGAGTGTAAATGGGGGGGATACAAGCAGTGAGGGAAGTGTGGCGGATCTTGCGATTCCTCATCACGTTCCTCATGTACTGCCCCCTCCTCCCAGGGCGAATGCTCCTGTGCCTCCGTTACCTCCGGCACCGCCGAAAGAAACGCAGAAGGGAAAGGGCCGGCACAATTATGCTAAGCATCATCAGAAGAAGTATTCGGGAGAGGTAGGTGGCGAGGATCAGAGGGGACTGAGTGTTATGATACCGAGGGCCAAGTACAGGTCAATGGGACAGGGCCAGTACAAACAGCCCATCACGTCCTTTTCAGCTGATGAACACAAGTTGATTAGTTACCTCGAGGGGAGCAACAGAAAGCAGAGTCTCGCTAGTACGACGAAGGAGTTCATGAAGAGGGATTTCGAGGAGTCTACCATCAGGGTCGTCAAGAGTCCTCCAAACACTGGGGCCCTGGTGAGTGCCGGCTTCCAGGTATCAGCGACAGTTACTAGGGCTGCCGATGATGATTCCACTATTGGGGAGGGAACTCTCGAGCCCTCGACTCTGAAGACGTTGAGGAGTGTGGACTATCAGGACGGTACGTCGACACTGGCTAGGTCGTGCGAGGCCACCACCATTCAGGCGACGACGAAACTCATCAGACTGGATCTTGCGGAGGACGACGGAGAGAACTCCGGGAAACAGAATAGTCGGGGGTCTAAGGATACTAGGGACGCGAGAGACAGCGCCAGTGAGGGACCCATTACAGCGGAGAGGGATCTGGGGAGCACGCTCAGACTACGGCATACGCCGTTGTATAATCCAGACAGAGCG GTCAGCGATCGTGACTCTAACTTTGATTCGCTGTGA